In a single window of the Dreissena polymorpha isolate Duluth1 chromosome 3, UMN_Dpol_1.0, whole genome shotgun sequence genome:
- the LOC127873448 gene encoding uncharacterized protein LOC127873448 isoform X4, whose amino-acid sequence MIQESRKIHNFMSLLRVFKPHSQLLFYTKIGGVISETEFSVASWKWFPGIQSDMVTDIHYFLQDSGSTTDIKPVATEPSLLTVQALTRDNTSNTVVLQIVAVAAYVPVDASHYGTSCVTLTMYGQNFTPLQYEGESVLTELDWAKYGMKISVNTPDPWTKVLLPHDCMNEVTCGSKHPEAFWIHLCLVVQPVTRDVIKDLGLCWMTRYLPTFLCEQRPAVLQTLSSAVDKAMKPVKARLKTQQVVEQSIQSVCSAITDIVCLSGNNSFRDTVFRSMQVEDSVGLKEQLQCRLTDISQRCHSSVWGGYSQADSWKPSSAVPRDSNNTAASSNLRGRPLSGEGHSSQSHLGDSRPTDWFADQDPPSVKEAVVPQQRDLACSGGKNVALPTAEKESYVHSDFHKTISNTGQFEFPLDVNMSCDNGTCITKPIGMLMSFNTTQKQDPVESKRLSGQVGIPQEYQESPCLPALQQYVNTTPDLNQLISYGNSPEYKKQKVNKFDTLSSMKVQENMLADARQYSENLYTDVNASIKTTDLFVKNVTSPFLLLETEDLFEDEMPVNSLRFKSDISKTDTKRREPVPDISSVRKDVASWSPYQLPVTEACDGDKVGQTTISKVKRKSYQHDHTPDISRITHDMQVVSPFQDLGEWGHVEYGSNGKGKEARSEGMRPDFRSGCSTSREITPVISSCNVMKLTKAMEVVSPFQQLEAEDCIGHFNSPEHCLYEDPFNVSHYSGREAVDACTSNNSRVCKDKLRMPTYSKPLNEDSKQKQFDNGACGSQCVIQEKINKRSFSDNADPYLRMMNSKDFQATYAVVSDIVDDLDASIQDSVVHSVSEGAFPGVGSVTNTVPEIPDDSDEWFDDVLMGVDEWLQ is encoded by the exons ATGATACAGGAATCCAGGAAGATCCACAACTTCATGTCACTTCTAAGAGTTTTCAAACCACAT AGCCAGCTCTTATTTTACACAAAGATTGGTGGCGTAATCTCGGAGACAGAATTCAG TGTTGCTAGTTGGAAGTGGTTTCCGGGCATTCAATCTGATATGGTGACAGACATTCATTATTTCTTGCA GGATAGTGGTAGCACAACGGATATCAAGCCAGTTGCCACTGAGCCCAGCCTGCTTACCGTGCAGGCATtgaccagggacaacacttccaaCACGGTGGTGCTCCAAATTGTAGCTGTAGCGGCCTATGTGCCTGTAGACGCAAGTCATTATGGGACTTCATGTGTTACA TTAACCATGTATGGACAGAACTTCACACCACTTCAGTATGAGGGCGAGAGCGTACTGACAGAGTTGGACTGGGCAAAGTATGGCATGAAGATCAGTGTGAACACTCCAGATCCATGGACAAAAG TTCTTCTTCCCCATGATTGCATGAATGAGGTGACATGTGGCAGCAAGCACCCCGAGGCTTTCTGGATCCACTTGTGTCTGGTGGTGCAGCCAGTAACACGTGATGTCATCAAAGATTTGG GCCTATGTTGGATGACACGATATTTGCCAACCTTTCTGTGTGAACAGAGACCGGCTGTTCTACAGACTCTCTCATCTGCAGTTGACAAAGCAATGAAGCCTGTGAAGGCAAGACTGAAG ACCCAGCAAGTGGTGGAGCAGTCTATCCAATCTGTCTGCAGTGCCATCACAGACATTGTGTGTCTCAGTGGTAACAACAGCTTCCGGGATACAGTGTTCAGGAGCATGCAG GTGGAGGACAGTGTGGGGTTGAAAGAACAACTCCAATGTAGACTTACAGACATAAGTCAGCGATGTCACTCTTCAGTATGGGGGGGATACAGTCAGGCTGACTCTTGGAAG CCATCTAGTGCTGTACCGAGAGATTCGAACAACACTGCAGCCAGCAGCAATTTAAGAGGCCGTCCTTTATCAGGAGAGGGTCATTCATCCCAGAGCCACCTGGGGGATAGTAGGCCTACTGACTGGTTTGCAGATCAGGATCCGCCTTCAGTCAAAGAGGCTGTTGTTCCCCAGCAGAGAGATCTTGCTTGCAGCGGTGGAAAAAATGTGGCATTGCCTACAGCAGAGAAAGAAAGCTATGTACATTCCGATTTTCATAAGACCATATCTAACACTGGACAGTTTGAATTTCCACTGGATgttaatatgtcatgtgataatggtacatgtattacAAAGCCAATTGGCATGTTAATGAGCTTTAATACCACACAGAAACAGGATCCTGTTGAAAGCAAACGTTTGAGTGGGCAAGTCGGCATTCCCCAAGAATATCAAGAATCCCCTTGTCTTCCGGCATTGCAGCAGTATGTCAATACAACGCCTGATTTGAATCAGCTCATTAGTTATGGTAATTCACCTGAATATAAAAAGCAAAAGGTAAACAAATTTGACACTCTTTCTAGTATGAAGGTGCAAGAAAATATGCTTGCCGACGCCAGGCAATATTCGGAAAATCTTTATACGGATGTAAATGCGTCTATAAAAACAACTGATCTATTTGTAAAGAATGTAACCTCACCTTTTCTGTTACTGGAAACGGAGGATCTTTTTGAAGATGAAATGCCCGTAAATAGTTTGCGCTTTAAATCTGATATTTCAAAGACCGACACAAAAAGAAGGGAACCTGTACCAGATATTTCATCAGTAAGGAAAGACGTTGCAAGTTGGTCACCGTACCAGCTCCCAGTCACAGAAGCATGTGATGGTGATAAAGTAGGTCAAACAACTATTAGCAAGGTGAAACGTAAGTCATACCAGCATGACCACACTCCAGACATTTCACGTATTACGCATGACATGCAGGTGGTGTCGCCCTTTCAAGACCTCGGCGAGTGGGGCCATGTTGAATACGGCTCCAATGGCAAAGGAAAAGAGGCTCGAAGTGAAGGGATGAGACCAGACTTTCGATCAGGATGTAGCACATCAAGAGAAATAACTCCTGTGATATCAAGTTGTAATGTTATGAAACTTACTAAAGCAATGGAGGTAGTCTCTCCTTTCCAGCAACTGGAAGCGGAAGACTGTATTGGGCATTTTAATTCCCCAGAGCACTGTTTATATGAGGATCCATTCAATGTGTCGCATTATAGCGGAAGGGAGGCGGTGGATGCATGCACATCAAACAATAGTAGAGTATGCAAGGATAAATTGAGAATGCCGACATATTCCAAACCGCTGAATGAGGACTCAAAACAGAAACAATTTGACAATGGGGCATGCGGTTCACAGTGTGTGATTCAAGAAAAGATTAACAAACGATCATTTTCTGACAATGCCGATCCTTATTTGAGAATGATGAATTCCAAGGACTTTCAGGCGACGTATGCAGTGGTGTCTGACATTGTTGACGACCTGGATGCAAGCATACAAGACAGTGTCGTGCATAGTGTGTCCGAGGGTGCGTTTCCCGGAGTTGGGTCGGTAACGAATACCGTGCCGGAGATTCCTGACGATTCTGATGAATGGTTTGACGATGTACTGATGGGTGTCGACGAGTGGTTACAATGA